Proteins co-encoded in one Mycobacterium mantenii genomic window:
- a CDS encoding sigma-70 family RNA polymerase sigma factor gives MTSAQQVSEFESLRPHLMSVAYRLTGTVADAEDIVQDAWLRWHKQDPENRTEITDLRAWLTTVVSRLGLDRLRSAAHRRETYTGNWLPEPVVTGFSDSQAADPLSAVVAGEDARFAAMVVLERLSPDQRVAFVLHDGFAVPFAEVAQVLGTNEAAARQLASRARKAVSAEAAPEPDPAHDEVVGKLLAAMASGDLEAVVALLHPDVILTGDANGKAPTAINVIRGADKVARFFFGLAQRYGPAMFNSYQLGLVNGELGGYTPGCPASDGYREMMPRIMAATVRDGKVCALWDVANPDKFTGSPLRTR, from the coding sequence ATGACCTCAGCACAGCAGGTCAGCGAGTTCGAGTCGTTACGGCCCCACCTCATGTCGGTCGCCTACCGGCTCACCGGCACCGTGGCCGACGCCGAGGACATCGTCCAGGATGCGTGGCTGCGCTGGCACAAGCAGGACCCCGAAAACCGAACGGAGATCACCGACCTGCGGGCCTGGCTGACCACGGTGGTGAGCAGGCTGGGCCTGGACCGGTTGCGGTCGGCCGCGCATCGTCGCGAGACCTACACCGGCAACTGGCTGCCCGAGCCGGTGGTCACCGGCTTCTCGGACTCTCAAGCGGCCGACCCGCTGTCGGCGGTGGTGGCCGGCGAGGACGCGCGGTTCGCGGCCATGGTGGTGCTGGAGCGGTTGTCGCCCGATCAGCGGGTCGCCTTCGTGCTGCACGACGGGTTCGCCGTGCCGTTCGCGGAGGTGGCGCAGGTGCTGGGGACCAACGAGGCCGCCGCCCGGCAACTCGCGTCGCGGGCCCGCAAGGCCGTCTCGGCCGAGGCCGCGCCCGAGCCCGATCCGGCGCACGACGAGGTCGTCGGCAAGTTGCTGGCCGCCATGGCATCCGGCGATCTGGAGGCCGTGGTGGCGCTGCTGCACCCCGATGTGATCCTGACCGGCGACGCGAATGGCAAGGCGCCCACGGCAATCAACGTCATCCGCGGTGCGGACAAGGTCGCCCGATTCTTCTTCGGCCTCGCCCAGCGCTACGGCCCGGCGATGTTCAACTCGTACCAGCTGGGGCTGGTCAACGGCGAGCTGGGCGGTTACACACCCGGCTGCCCCGCCAGCGACGGGTACCGGGAGATGATGCCGCGGATCATGGCCGCGACGGTGCGCGACGGAAAGGTCTGCGCCCTATGGGATGTCGCCAACCCCGACAAATTCACCGGCTCTCCGCTGCGGACCCGTTGA
- a CDS encoding aspartate aminotransferase family protein — protein sequence MTDNLWLHFARHGPDITPPIITRGEGVTIFDDRGKAYLDGLSGLFTVQVGHGRTELAEVAARQASTLAFFPLWGYATPPAIELAQRLAGYAPGDLNRVFFTTGGTEAVETAWKLAKQYFKLTGKPGKHKVISRSVAYHGTTQGALAITGLPKYKAPFEPVTPGGFRVPNTNFYRAPEPFGTDPKAFGQWAADRIAEAIEFEGPDTVAAVFLEPVQNAGGSIPPPPGYFERVRQICDEYDVLLVSDEVICAFGRIGSMFACSDFGYVPDMITCAKGMTSGYSPIGAMIADDRLFEPFNDGATMFPHGYTFGGHPVSAAVGLANLDIFEREGLNDHVRTHAPALRATLDKLYDLPIVGDVRGEGFFYGVELVKDQATKQTFSDEERRPLLARVGAALFEAGLYCRTDDRGDSVIQLAPPLISGQAEFDTIESILREVLTRESARL from the coding sequence ATGACTGACAACCTGTGGCTGCACTTCGCCCGGCACGGTCCGGACATCACGCCGCCGATCATCACCCGCGGCGAGGGCGTCACCATCTTCGACGACCGCGGCAAGGCCTACCTCGACGGCCTGTCCGGACTGTTCACCGTGCAGGTCGGCCACGGCCGCACCGAACTCGCCGAGGTCGCCGCCCGGCAGGCGAGCACGCTGGCGTTCTTCCCGCTGTGGGGCTACGCGACTCCACCCGCGATCGAGCTCGCCCAACGCCTCGCCGGCTACGCCCCGGGCGACCTGAACCGGGTCTTCTTCACCACCGGCGGCACCGAGGCCGTCGAGACCGCCTGGAAGCTGGCCAAGCAGTACTTCAAGCTCACCGGCAAACCCGGTAAGCACAAGGTGATTTCGCGATCGGTCGCCTACCACGGCACCACTCAGGGCGCGCTGGCGATCACCGGGCTGCCGAAGTACAAGGCGCCGTTCGAGCCGGTGACGCCCGGCGGCTTCCGGGTGCCCAACACCAATTTCTACCGGGCGCCCGAGCCGTTCGGAACCGACCCGAAGGCCTTCGGGCAGTGGGCCGCCGACCGGATCGCCGAGGCCATCGAGTTCGAAGGCCCCGACACCGTGGCCGCGGTGTTCCTGGAGCCGGTGCAGAACGCGGGTGGCAGCATCCCGCCTCCACCAGGCTATTTCGAGCGGGTGCGCCAGATCTGCGACGAATACGACGTGCTGCTGGTCTCCGACGAGGTGATCTGCGCGTTCGGCCGGATCGGATCGATGTTCGCCTGCTCAGACTTCGGCTACGTGCCGGACATGATCACCTGCGCCAAGGGGATGACGTCGGGCTACTCGCCCATCGGCGCCATGATCGCCGACGACAGGCTGTTCGAACCGTTCAACGACGGCGCCACCATGTTCCCGCACGGGTATACCTTTGGCGGCCATCCGGTTTCGGCGGCCGTCGGGCTGGCCAACCTCGACATCTTCGAGCGTGAGGGTCTCAACGACCACGTCCGAACCCACGCCCCCGCCCTGCGCGCCACCCTGGACAAGCTCTACGACCTCCCGATCGTGGGCGACGTGCGCGGCGAGGGTTTCTTCTACGGCGTCGAACTGGTCAAGGACCAGGCGACCAAGCAGACATTCAGCGACGAGGAACGCCGCCCGCTGCTCGCCCGGGTCGGCGCGGCGCTGTTCGAGGCCGGGCTGTATTGCCGCACCGACGACCGCGGCGACTCCGTCATTCAGCTGGCGCCGCCGCTGATCAGCGGGCAGGCCGAGTTCGACACCATCGAGTCCATCCTGCGCGAGGTGCTGACGCGGGAGTCCGCGCGGCTCTAA
- a CDS encoding SMP-30/gluconolactonase/LRE family protein, whose protein sequence is MARKPRIHPVRWQPPPVDPLPDMPAPGVTVVPLPGNGPEDVVVDTAGRLWTGLDDGRIVRIDADGDNPTVIADTGGRPLGLHVARDGRILICDSHRGLLTLDPASGTLEVLVESVAGRRLKFCSNVTETADGTIYFTESTRDFHFEHFGAPILEARGTGGLFRFGTDGTVTTLLDGLYFANGLTATADGSALVFAETQGRRLSKYWLTGPRAGSVTPLAVHLPGMPDNISTGADGRIWTAMVTEANPALESLFPRAPIIRKLVWRLPERVQPKIKPEIWAVAFDPDSGGAVAGLRTRHPDFGAVTGLVEAAGKLWMSTISYPTLAQVDLAATKL, encoded by the coding sequence ATGGCGCGCAAACCCCGTATCCACCCGGTCCGGTGGCAGCCGCCGCCGGTCGACCCGTTGCCCGACATGCCGGCGCCGGGCGTCACCGTCGTCCCGTTGCCCGGCAACGGTCCCGAGGATGTCGTCGTCGACACGGCCGGCCGGTTGTGGACAGGCCTCGACGACGGGCGCATCGTGCGGATTGACGCCGACGGCGACAACCCCACCGTTATCGCCGATACCGGCGGGCGCCCGCTCGGTCTGCACGTCGCCCGCGATGGCCGAATCCTGATCTGTGACAGCCATCGCGGATTGCTCACGCTGGACCCGGCCAGCGGCACGCTTGAAGTGCTGGTCGAATCGGTGGCCGGCAGGCGGCTCAAGTTCTGCTCCAACGTCACCGAAACAGCCGACGGCACAATCTATTTCACCGAGTCCACGAGAGACTTTCATTTCGAGCACTTCGGCGCCCCGATCCTGGAGGCGCGCGGAACCGGCGGCTTGTTCCGCTTCGGCACGGACGGCACCGTCACCACGCTGCTCGACGGGCTGTACTTCGCCAACGGGCTGACGGCGACGGCCGACGGGTCGGCGCTGGTCTTCGCCGAGACCCAGGGGCGCCGGCTGTCCAAGTACTGGTTGACCGGGCCGCGGGCCGGATCGGTGACGCCGTTGGCGGTGCACCTACCCGGCATGCCCGACAACATATCCACCGGTGCCGACGGCCGCATCTGGACCGCGATGGTCACCGAGGCGAACCCGGCGCTGGAATCGCTGTTCCCGCGCGCCCCAATCATCCGCAAGCTGGTGTGGCGGCTGCCCGAGCGGGTGCAACCGAAGATCAAGCCGGAGATTTGGGCGGTCGCGTTCGATCCGGACAGCGGCGGCGCCGTCGCCGGCCTGCGCACCCGGCATCCGGACTTCGGCGCCGTCACCGGTCTGGTCGAGGCGGCCGGCAAGCTCTGGATGAGCACGATCAGCTACCCGACCCTCGCGCAGGTGGACTTGGCGGCCACCAAGCTCTAG
- a CDS encoding D-alanyl-D-alanine carboxypeptidase family protein gives MIPLRSASCLAAALFLVAAPVTLAAPATLPLGMPLGMPLGMPLATAEPAPGPNAAPPDCPYKVNTPKAVDSSEAPTAGDPPIPLAVPAKPVGGDALSSCGIVAAPNTPALPNDVSAEAWLVADLDSGAVIAAKDPHGRHRPASIIKVLVAMASINALNLNKAVPGTADDAAAEGTKVGVEEGGVFTVNQLLHGLLMHSGNDAAHALAMQLGGMQQALEKINVLAVKLGGQDTRVASPSGLDAPGMSTSAYDIGLFYRYAWQNPTFADIVATRTFDFPGHGDHPGYELENDNQLLYKYPGALGGKTGYTDDAGQTFVGAANHDGRRLVAVLLHGTRQPIAPWEQAAHLLDYGFSTPQGTQVGSLIAPDPSLAPAKRDTAADPVANNAAAGDIIGSADAMPIRVGVAVIGTIVVFVLIMMARSMNRRPQHR, from the coding sequence ATGATCCCGTTACGTTCCGCATCATGCCTGGCAGCGGCGCTTTTCCTGGTGGCCGCCCCGGTCACGCTGGCAGCGCCGGCGACATTGCCGCTCGGGATGCCGCTCGGGATGCCGCTCGGGATGCCGCTCGCCACGGCCGAACCAGCCCCCGGACCCAATGCCGCGCCTCCGGACTGCCCGTACAAGGTGAACACCCCGAAGGCCGTGGATTCGTCGGAGGCCCCCACCGCCGGCGACCCGCCGATCCCGCTGGCGGTGCCCGCCAAGCCGGTCGGCGGCGACGCGCTGAGCAGCTGCGGGATCGTCGCCGCGCCAAACACGCCGGCCCTGCCCAACGACGTCTCCGCCGAGGCCTGGCTGGTGGCGGACCTGGACAGCGGCGCGGTGATCGCGGCCAAGGACCCGCACGGGCGGCACCGCCCGGCCAGCATCATCAAGGTGCTCGTCGCGATGGCCTCCATCAACGCGCTCAACCTGAACAAGGCGGTCCCGGGAACCGCCGACGACGCCGCCGCCGAGGGCACCAAGGTCGGCGTCGAGGAGGGCGGCGTCTTCACCGTCAACCAGCTGCTGCACGGGCTGCTGATGCACTCCGGCAACGACGCCGCCCACGCGCTGGCGATGCAGCTGGGCGGCATGCAGCAGGCGCTGGAGAAGATCAACGTGCTGGCCGTCAAGCTGGGCGGTCAGGACACCCGGGTGGCATCGCCGTCGGGACTGGACGCGCCCGGCATGAGCACCTCGGCCTACGACATCGGGCTGTTCTACCGCTATGCCTGGCAGAACCCGACGTTCGCCGACATCGTCGCGACGCGGACCTTCGACTTCCCCGGCCATGGCGATCACCCGGGCTACGAGCTGGAAAACGACAACCAGCTGCTCTACAAGTATCCCGGCGCGCTGGGCGGCAAGACCGGCTACACCGACGACGCCGGCCAGACATTCGTCGGCGCCGCCAACCACGACGGGCGCCGGTTGGTGGCGGTGCTGCTGCACGGGACGCGGCAGCCGATCGCCCCGTGGGAACAGGCCGCGCACCTGCTGGACTACGGCTTCTCCACCCCGCAGGGCACCCAGGTCGGCTCGCTGATCGCGCCCGACCCATCCCTGGCGCCGGCCAAGCGCGACACCGCCGCCGACCCGGTCGCGAACAACGCTGCGGCGGGCGACATCATCGGTTCGGCGGACGCCATGCCGATCCGGGTCGGCGTGGCGGTGATCGGGACGATCGTGGTGTTCGTGCTGATCATGATGGCGCGCTCGATGAACCGCCGACCGCAACACCGCTGA
- a CDS encoding sugar porter family MFS transporter gives MPTVSRRGLLVGLTAASVGVIYGYDLSIIAGAQLFITEDFGLSTRQQELLTTMVVIGQIVGALGAGVLANVIGRKRSVVLILFAYTVFALLAAFSLSLPMLLTARLLLGLTIGVTVVVVPVYVAESAPTAVRGSLLTAYQLAIVSGLIVGYLTGYLLAGTHSWRWMLGLACVPALLLLPLVIRMPDTARWYVLKGRMDDARRALLRVEPTAQADDELAEIGRALSEATPGTKGAGSEMLRPPYLRATVFVVVLGFLIQITGINAIIYYSPRIFQAMGFTGNFALLGLPALLQVAGLAAVGVALLLVDRVGRRPILLCGTAMMIVADVVLMAVFGRGFGAPIAGLAGILLFIMGYTMGFGSLGWVYASESFPSRLRSIGSSTMLTSNLVANAIIAAVFLSLLHSLGGAGTFALFASLAAVAFVFVYRYAPETKGRQLEDIRHFWENGGRWP, from the coding sequence GTGCCCACTGTGTCGCGGCGCGGTCTGCTGGTCGGGCTGACCGCCGCCAGCGTCGGCGTCATCTACGGCTACGACCTGTCCATCATCGCCGGGGCGCAGTTGTTCATCACCGAGGACTTCGGATTGTCCACGCGCCAGCAGGAATTGCTCACGACGATGGTGGTGATCGGCCAGATCGTCGGGGCGCTCGGCGCCGGCGTGCTGGCCAACGTGATCGGGCGGAAAAGGTCGGTGGTGCTGATCCTGTTCGCCTACACGGTTTTCGCGCTGCTGGCCGCATTCTCGCTGTCGCTGCCGATGCTGCTGACCGCGCGGCTGCTACTGGGTCTGACCATCGGCGTGACGGTGGTGGTCGTCCCGGTGTACGTGGCGGAATCGGCCCCGACGGCGGTGCGCGGCTCGCTGCTGACGGCCTATCAACTGGCCATCGTCAGCGGGCTCATCGTCGGCTACCTGACCGGATACCTGCTGGCCGGCACGCACAGCTGGCGCTGGATGCTGGGACTGGCCTGCGTGCCCGCATTGCTGTTGCTGCCGTTGGTGATTCGGATGCCCGACACGGCCCGGTGGTACGTGTTGAAGGGCCGGATGGACGACGCCCGCCGGGCGCTGCTGCGGGTCGAACCCACCGCACAGGCCGACGACGAGCTCGCCGAGATCGGCCGCGCACTCAGCGAGGCCACCCCCGGCACCAAGGGCGCCGGCTCCGAGATGCTGCGGCCCCCGTACCTGCGGGCCACCGTCTTCGTGGTCGTCCTCGGCTTTTTGATCCAGATCACCGGGATCAACGCGATCATCTATTACAGTCCCCGAATCTTCCAGGCCATGGGCTTCACCGGTAACTTCGCGCTGCTGGGGCTGCCGGCGTTGCTCCAGGTCGCCGGGCTGGCGGCCGTCGGCGTGGCCCTGCTGCTGGTCGATCGGGTGGGGCGGCGGCCAATCCTGTTGTGCGGCACCGCGATGATGATCGTCGCCGACGTCGTGCTGATGGCCGTGTTCGGCCGGGGCTTCGGCGCCCCGATCGCCGGGTTGGCCGGCATCCTGCTGTTCATCATGGGCTACACCATGGGCTTCGGCTCCCTGGGCTGGGTGTACGCCAGCGAAAGCTTCCCGTCCCGGCTACGCTCGATCGGGTCGAGCACCATGTTGACCTCCAACCTGGTGGCTAACGCCATCATCGCCGCCGTCTTCCTGAGCCTGCTCCATTCCCTGGGCGGCGCAGGAACTTTCGCGCTGTTCGCGTCGCTCGCCGCGGTCGCGTTCGTCTTCGTCTACCGCTATGCGCCGGAGACCAAGGGCCGCCAGCTCGAGGACATCCGCCACTTCTGGGAAAACGGCGGCCGATGGCCGTGA
- the nagA gene encoding N-acetylglucosamine-6-phosphate deacetylase: protein MAVIAAGTMVLDGRVCRPGWLETTGGRIAACAPGAPPRPADRNFPDCTVVPGFIDMHVHGGGGASYTDADGIAGAAAFHLRHGTTTTLGSLVTAAPSELLSGVRALAEATRAGTVAGIHLEGPWLSRAHCGAHDRTRMRDPDADEIDALLAAGGGAIKMVTLAPELAGADAAIRRLVDAGVVVAVGHTGATYEQTKAAIDAGATVGTHLFNAMPPLHHREPGPALALLRDPRVTVEVIADGVHLHPDVVRAVIAAAGAERVATITDAIAAAGRADGAFRLGGVPIDVVSGVARVHGTSTIAGSTATMDRLFGTVHADAGLVAAVQTTAATPARALGLQRVGVLEAGYDADLVVLDGDLRVSAVMVRGAWR, encoded by the coding sequence ATGGCCGTGATCGCCGCGGGCACCATGGTGCTCGACGGTCGGGTCTGCCGCCCGGGTTGGCTCGAAACCACCGGCGGACGGATCGCGGCCTGCGCGCCCGGGGCGCCGCCCCGCCCGGCCGACCGGAACTTCCCCGATTGCACTGTGGTGCCGGGCTTTATCGACATGCACGTCCACGGCGGCGGCGGCGCTTCCTACACCGACGCCGACGGCATCGCCGGCGCGGCCGCGTTTCACCTGCGGCACGGCACCACCACCACGCTGGGCAGCCTGGTGACCGCCGCGCCATCCGAATTGCTCAGCGGGGTGCGGGCGCTCGCCGAGGCCACCCGGGCAGGCACCGTCGCGGGCATCCACCTGGAGGGGCCGTGGCTGAGCCGGGCGCACTGCGGAGCCCACGACCGCACCCGGATGCGTGATCCGGACGCGGACGAGATCGACGCGCTGCTGGCCGCGGGCGGCGGCGCGATCAAGATGGTGACGCTGGCGCCCGAGCTGGCCGGGGCCGACGCGGCAATCCGCCGTCTCGTGGACGCGGGAGTCGTTGTGGCGGTAGGGCATACCGGCGCCACCTACGAGCAGACCAAGGCGGCGATTGACGCGGGCGCCACGGTCGGCACGCACTTGTTCAACGCGATGCCACCGCTGCACCATCGCGAACCCGGCCCGGCACTGGCCTTGCTGCGGGACCCGCGGGTGACCGTCGAGGTCATCGCGGACGGCGTGCACCTGCACCCCGACGTGGTGCGGGCGGTCATCGCGGCTGCCGGCGCGGAACGGGTCGCCACGATCACCGACGCGATCGCCGCGGCGGGCCGCGCCGACGGCGCATTTCGGCTCGGCGGGGTGCCCATCGATGTCGTCTCCGGTGTGGCACGGGTGCACGGGACGTCGACGATCGCGGGCAGCACTGCCACCATGGACCGGCTCTTTGGCACCGTGCACGCCGACGCAGGACTCGTCGCCGCGGTACAGACCACCGCCGCGACGCCGGCTCGAGCGCTCGGCCTACAGCGAGTGGGCGTGCTCGAAGCCGGCTATGACGCCGACCTTGTTGTGCTGGACGGTGATCTGCGCGTGTCGGCGGTCATGGTGCGCGGCGCCTGGCGCTAA
- the yhjD gene encoding inner membrane protein YhjD, whose protein sequence is MSEPAKAGALDRLRARYGWLDHVLRGYKRFDERNGGFFAAGLTYYTIFALFPLLMVGFAAFGFVLARRPQLLSTIDDHIRSQVTGTLGNQLQELMNSAIDARTSVGVIGLATAVWAGMGWISHLRQALTEMWWDQQIESPGFVHNKFSDLLAMVGTFAVIVVTVALTTVGHAAPLAALLKWLGIPQFVVFDWLFWLFSILIATLVSWLLFTWMIARLPREKVSLVDSMRAGLIAAIGFEVFKQVASIYLRTVLRSPAGATFGPVLGLMVFAYITAYLVLFCTAWAATASTDPRSQPVAPPAPAIIAPRVHLDEGLGYRQTLTAMALGAVGALTLSRIARLLR, encoded by the coding sequence ATGAGCGAGCCGGCCAAGGCGGGTGCCCTCGACCGGCTGCGGGCCCGGTACGGCTGGTTGGACCACGTCCTGCGCGGTTATAAGCGGTTCGACGAGCGCAACGGCGGGTTCTTCGCGGCCGGCCTCACGTACTACACGATCTTCGCGTTGTTCCCTTTGCTCATGGTCGGTTTCGCGGCCTTCGGGTTTGTGCTGGCCCGGCGGCCGCAGCTGCTGAGCACGATCGACGACCACATCCGCTCCCAGGTGACCGGCACACTGGGCAATCAGCTGCAGGAGCTGATGAACTCGGCCATCGACGCCCGGACTTCGGTCGGGGTCATCGGTTTGGCCACCGCGGTGTGGGCGGGCATGGGCTGGATATCGCACCTGCGCCAGGCGTTGACGGAGATGTGGTGGGACCAGCAGATCGAGTCACCGGGCTTCGTGCACAACAAGTTCTCCGATCTGCTGGCGATGGTCGGGACGTTCGCGGTGATCGTCGTCACCGTCGCGCTGACCACCGTCGGCCATGCCGCGCCCCTGGCCGCGCTGTTGAAATGGCTTGGCATACCGCAGTTTGTGGTGTTCGACTGGCTCTTCTGGCTGTTCTCGATTCTGATCGCGACGCTGGTGTCGTGGCTGCTGTTCACCTGGATGATCGCCCGGCTGCCCCGCGAAAAGGTCAGCCTGGTCGATTCGATGCGGGCCGGGCTGATCGCGGCGATCGGCTTCGAGGTGTTCAAGCAGGTGGCGTCCATCTATCTGAGGACGGTGCTGCGCAGCCCGGCGGGCGCGACGTTCGGCCCGGTGCTGGGGTTGATGGTGTTCGCTTACATCACCGCCTATCTCGTGCTGTTCTGCACCGCGTGGGCGGCGACAGCATCCACGGATCCGCGCAGTCAACCCGTTGCCCCTCCGGCGCCGGCGATCATCGCGCCGCGGGTGCACCTGGACGAGGGTCTGGGTTACCGCCAGACGCTGACCGCGATGGCGTTGGGAGCCGTTGGGGCGCTGACACTTTCCCGGATCGCCCGCTTGCTGCGTTAG
- the trpS gene encoding tryptophan--tRNA ligase, whose protein sequence is MSTATGSRRIFSGVQPTSDSLHLGNALGAITQWVALQDDHEPFFCVVDLHAITIPQDPHALRRRTLATAAQYLALGIDPARSTIFVQSHVPAHSQLAWVLGCFTGFGQASRMTQFKDKSARQGGDSTTVGLFTYPVLQAADVLAYDAELVPVGEDQRQHLELARDVAQRFNSRFPDTFVVPDLLIPKATAKIYDLQDPTSKMSKSAATDAGLINLLDDPAASAKKIRSAVTDSEREIRFDTDAKPGVSNLLTIQSAVTGVGVDKLVDGYAGRGYGDLKKETAEAVVEFVGPIKARVDELLADPAELEGILAAGAQRAEDVAGETVRRVYDRLGFFPQRG, encoded by the coding sequence ATGAGCACCGCTACCGGATCCCGCCGGATCTTCTCCGGCGTGCAGCCCACCTCCGATTCGCTTCACCTGGGGAACGCCTTGGGTGCCATCACTCAGTGGGTCGCGCTGCAGGACGATCACGAGCCCTTCTTTTGCGTGGTCGACCTGCACGCCATCACGATTCCCCAGGATCCCCACGCGCTGCGGCGCCGGACCCTGGCCACGGCCGCCCAATACCTGGCGCTCGGCATCGACCCCGCCCGCAGCACGATCTTCGTGCAGAGCCACGTGCCCGCGCACTCCCAGCTGGCCTGGGTGCTGGGCTGCTTCACCGGCTTCGGGCAGGCCTCGCGGATGACGCAGTTCAAAGACAAGTCGGCCCGCCAGGGCGGCGACTCCACCACCGTGGGCCTGTTCACCTATCCGGTGTTGCAGGCCGCCGACGTCCTGGCCTACGACGCCGAGCTGGTGCCGGTGGGCGAGGACCAGCGCCAGCATCTCGAGCTGGCGCGGGACGTGGCGCAGCGGTTCAACAGCCGGTTCCCCGACACGTTCGTGGTTCCCGACCTGCTGATCCCGAAGGCCACCGCCAAGATCTACGACCTGCAGGACCCGACGTCGAAGATGAGCAAGTCGGCGGCCACCGATGCCGGCTTGATCAACCTGCTCGACGATCCCGCCGCGTCCGCGAAGAAGATTCGCTCGGCGGTCACCGACAGCGAGCGGGAGATCCGCTTCGACACCGACGCCAAGCCGGGCGTGTCCAACCTGCTGACCATCCAGTCCGCGGTCACCGGAGTCGGCGTCGACAAGCTCGTGGACGGTTACGCCGGACGGGGTTACGGCGACCTGAAGAAGGAGACCGCCGAGGCGGTCGTCGAGTTCGTCGGCCCGATCAAGGCCCGCGTCGACGAATTGCTGGCCGACCCAGCCGAATTGGAGGGGATTTTGGCGGCCGGGGCCCAGCGGGCCGAGGATGTGGCCGGCGAAACCGTTCGGCGGGTCTACGATCGGTTAGGTTTCTTTCCGCAACGAGGATGA
- a CDS encoding alpha/beta fold hydrolase has product MLLHPFLLSQAVWEDVAQRLADTGRYEVFAPTMAGHNGGAPAGTWFLSSAVLADDVERQLDELGWDTAHIVGNSLGGWVAFELERRGRARSVMGIAPAGGWTRWSPAKFEVIAKFILGIPLLVLAALFGPRVMRLPFSRQLATYAISATPDGVSDAQLLGCIDDVAHCPAYFQLLVKSLLMHGLRELAENAVPAHLVICEKDRIVPAPRFSRHFTTHLPDDHQVTELDGVGHIPMFEAPERVTELIIDFLEECSQANRGANPSAS; this is encoded by the coding sequence TTGTTGCTGCACCCGTTCCTGCTGTCCCAGGCGGTCTGGGAGGACGTCGCCCAGCGGTTGGCCGACACCGGCCGATACGAGGTTTTCGCCCCGACGATGGCCGGCCACAACGGCGGCGCCCCCGCGGGGACCTGGTTCTTGTCCTCGGCGGTGCTGGCCGACGACGTCGAGCGCCAACTCGACGAACTGGGCTGGGACACCGCGCACATCGTGGGCAACTCGCTGGGCGGCTGGGTCGCGTTCGAACTCGAGCGGCGCGGACGGGCGCGCAGCGTCATGGGCATCGCCCCGGCCGGCGGATGGACGCGCTGGAGCCCGGCCAAGTTCGAGGTGATCGCCAAGTTCATTCTGGGCATCCCGCTGCTGGTGCTGGCCGCGCTGTTCGGCCCGAGGGTGATGCGCCTGCCGTTCAGCCGCCAGCTGGCCACCTACGCGATCAGCGCCACGCCCGACGGGGTCAGCGACGCCCAACTGCTCGGCTGCATCGACGACGTCGCGCACTGCCCGGCCTATTTCCAGTTGCTGGTCAAGTCGCTGCTAATGCACGGGCTGCGGGAGCTGGCCGAGAACGCCGTCCCGGCGCACCTGGTGATCTGCGAAAAAGACCGAATCGTGCCCGCCCCCAGGTTCAGCAGGCATTTCACCACTCACTTGCCCGACGACCACCAAGTCACCGAGCTCGATGGCGTGGGGCACATCCCGATGTTCGAGGCGCCCGAGCGCGTCACCGAACTGATCATCGACTTCCTCGAGGAGTGCAGCCAAGCGAACCGGGGCGCCAACCCCTCGGCTAGTTAG